A segment of the Kluyveromyces marxianus DMKU3-1042 DNA, complete genome, chromosome 5 genome:
CAATCAGACGTCGAGAGACTTATACAACAGGGATATCTACAAAAGATTTAGAAAGTATGGGAAAACACAACCACAATCAAGCGTTCCGACTTGATTCACATCCACAGCCATACCCCATCGGTCCTGCAGCTATCAGTTCGATTAAAACAAACTTCACACTTTAAATTTCTTTTCCAGCTCATCGCCCAtacaaaaaattttcaattttgtaTTTAAGCAGCGATGCCTAGTAAGAACGTTACCAAGTATGTTTACCATCTGGAGAGTAGTTGTAGCGTGTTTGAGATTAGGATATAGTTTGTTACAATCTACCTTTGAACATAtcgtatatatatatttggtAGCCAGACATTTACAAATATCGAGAAATACCGATATACCATAACAATAGATAGACAATGTCAAAGACTGAGGTACACGATTCTGCTACGCAGAAAAATGAATTGAACGAGCACGAACAGCATTATTTCACTTCTTATGACCATTTTGGTATCCACGAGGAAATGTTGCAAGATACTGTTCGTACTTTGTCGTACCGTAACGCTATCGCACAAAACAAGGACTTTTTCAAAGACAAGGTTGTTTTGGATGTTGGATGTGGTACAGGTATTCTTTCTATGTTTGCCGCTAAAAATGGTGCCAAACACGTTATTGGTGTTGACATGTCCAGCATCATCGAGATGGCTAAGCAGATTGTCGAATTGAACGGTTTATCTGACAAGATCACTTTGTTGCGTGGTAAGTTGGAAGACGTTGTTCTACCATACAAGAAGGTTGATATCATCATTTCCGAATGGATGGGTTACTTTTTGCTATACGAATCCATGATGGACACCGTTCTATATGCCCGTGACAACTATTTGGTTGAAGGTGGTTTGATCTTCCCAGACAAGTGTTCAATCCACGTTGCCGGTCTTGAAGATGCCAAGTAcaagaatgaaaaactGAATTACTGGCAAAACGTGTATGGTTTCGATTACTCTCCATTCATTCCATTGGTTAAGAGAGAACCATTGGTGGATACCGTCGAAAACAGTGCCGTCAACACCACCAAGTGTAAGTTGATTGAATTCGATCTAAACACAGTAACTATCCCAGACTTGGCTTTCAAGAGTAAATTCAAACTCCACACCAAGAGACAAGACTTCATTAACGGTATAATCTCATGGTTCGACATCGAGTTCCCTGCTCCAAAGGGTAAGAAGCCTGTTACTTTCTCCACTGGTGCCCATGCTGCATACACTCACTGGAAACAAACCGTGTTCTACTTGGAAGACGACTTGGAATGTGAACCAAACGATGTTCTAGAAGGTGAATTGGTTTGTGTTCCAAACAAGGTAAATAACAGAGACTTGGACATTACCATTTCTTACAACTTCAAGGCCGGTGGCCCTGATGGTAAAGAAAGATCAAGAAAGGGTAAAAACTCCTACATAATGCATTGATCGGTGGTCGATCGATcttctcatttttttctttccccctcaacttttttttttgagcttttcatttcttaCACAATCGTCTATCATATATTACTTCGTTTGGGACAGTAATTGGCTATTCTTTTGGCCATGGCTTTCTTCTGTGATTTATcttccaaaaataaaataaaataaaacgtCGTTAAAGCAGTTTGTAACAGTATTCCACAACCATAACTACATCTTTTTCTGCGATAGACGCTGAATAGACGAAGTATTTTAGCATTGATAATATATGTAGctcaaatatatacatatacatatatctaCATTATATTGCTTTAAACAGTTTTGCTACATTGTGACTTGCACGGTTGAGGTTTAAAAGAATGCCTTAAAAGTAAAACCATATTATGTAAATACCACAGTTTAAAAATGTCGAAAGGCGTTTTGTAAATTgaagaatagaaaaatcGCTTAAGAGGACGGACCGGTGTACATATGCAAGATACAAACGAGGTAAATTATATACGAACACACTTGTTTATACTCCTAATTATGAATAATTGTCAAAAGTAGAACAACTAATCAAAGTGCGCTTAATCGTGCTTCAAAGTTTCCATAGTGGCAGCAGATGGCTTAACCTTCTTGGAGTTGTCGACCTTCTTGGAACCCAACTTTTCAGCAGCAAAGACCTTGGCGTAAGGGTTCAATCTCAACAAAACTtgcttgttcttcaatgggttcttcttttggacGTGAGTACGCTTTTGGGTGGATTGACCAGCAGCTCTCAAGACAGATTGGATTTCAGAAGAGTTGATGATTCTGGTAACATCGGAGGTAGAGATGATGTTAGATGGCAAAGAGTAACCAGCCTTGACGGAGGCAACGGTTTCGGAACCCCAGATTTGGTCCAACTTGGAGAAAGCGGATTGAGTCCAGATAACGAATCTACCCAAGTGAGCACCTGGAGCCAATTGCAACAAACCCAAAGAGGCAACGTTAGCGGTTTCGACACCTGGAACGTTTCTGAAGGCCTTGACCAAACCGTTGTCTTGAGAGTAGACAACCAATGGACCTCTTCTTTGGGTGaatcttctgtttctgtaCTTACCCTTACCAGCTCTTAGCTTCTTGGACTTGATGACCTTGATGACATCGGAGTGAGCACCAACAGCCTTCAAAGCAGCAACAGCTTCCTTGGTCTTTTGGATAGATTCCAAGTCGTCGGATAGAACCAATGGGATGGATGGAACCTTTTCGACTCTGTGACCTCTGGCCAAAACCAAAGATGGAACAGCAGAGGCAGCAATAGCAGAAGCAGTAGCGTATctcttttcgttttggtTGACCTTAACGTTCCACTTTCTCCAGGTCTTGGTTGGAGCGAACATACGACCACCACGACACATGTTACCGAAAGCAGCTTGACCAGATCTGTGggtaccaccaccaccaacacGTGGAATACGGGCAACAGCACGACCAG
Coding sequences within it:
- the HMT1 gene encoding protein-arginine omega-N methyltransferase HMT1, translated to MSKTEVHDSATQKNELNEHEQHYFTSYDHFGIHEEMLQDTVRTLSYRNAIAQNKDFFKDKVVLDVGCGTGILSMFAAKNGAKHVIGVDMSSIIEMAKQIVELNGLSDKITLLRGKLEDVVLPYKKVDIIISEWMGYFLLYESMMDTVLYARDNYLVEGGLIFPDKCSIHVAGLEDAKYKNEKLNYWQNVYGFDYSPFIPLVKREPLVDTVENSAVNTTKCKLIEFDLNTVTIPDLAFKSKFKLHTKRQDFINGIISWFDIEFPAPKGKKPVTFSTGAHAAYTHWKQTVFYLEDDLECEPNDVLEGELVCVPNKVNNRDLDITISYNFKAGGPDGKERSRKGKNSYIMH
- the RPL4B gene encoding 60S ribosomal protein uL4 → MSIPQVAVLSLNGETTSTDLPLPAVFRAPIRPDIVHSVFTSVNKNKRQAYAVAENAGHQTSAESWGTGRAVARIPRVGGGGTHRSGQAAFGNMCRGGRMFAPTKTWRKWNVKVNQNEKRYATASAIAASAVPSLVLARGHRVEKVPSIPLVLSDDLESIQKTKEAVAALKAVGAHSDVIKVIKSKKLRAGKGKYRNRRFTQRRGPLVVYSQDNGLVKAFRNVPGVETANVASLGLLQLAPGAHLGRFVIWTQSAFSKLDQIWGSETVASVKAGYSLPSNIISTSDVTRIINSSEIQSVLRAAGQSTQKRTHVQKKNPLKNKQVLLRLNPYAKVFAAEKLGSKKVDNSKKVKPSAATMETLKHD